In Nicotiana tabacum cultivar K326 chromosome 17, ASM71507v2, whole genome shotgun sequence, one DNA window encodes the following:
- the LOC107815596 gene encoding tobamovirus multiplication protein 1, whose product MFELREGSCYPKALTGVNVALASVDAVIALLAFAQLMRIHSRNTHIGWTRQKVFHLMIGSSNLGYFLYFVLSLVAACKGWLCWSHFCGFVVMASPKILFLAAFLLLLSFWVDLCHQSNDEEDEDDGYSPREALLEKNKPKSNADSRRRCCSFRAVNVGSRQKVVALVTLLVFLLMLVAAVLIWIGRGKNPIDSSVVARVYVDLFAIAVLLLGLALACYGLVLFLKMSKVRSERASSEMWKVAGLAVVSVLCFTSSASIAIFTDIPLLFHWHGQKINGVCTSLLMVLYYFIGSSVPSAFVLWVMRELPPPLVTYRQQESRTIAFISDSSVTVQPQRWTAAASAQNQVSRASPI is encoded by the exons ATGTTTGAGTTGAGAGAAGGGAGTTGTTATCCTAAGGCTTTAACGGGAGTGAATGTGGCTCTTGCTTCTGTCGATGCCGTTATTGCACTTCTTGCTTTTGCTCAG TTAATGAGAATTCACTCTCGGAATACACACATTGGCTGGACTCGTCAGAAA GTATTTCACTTGATGATTGGATCTTCAAATTTGG GTTATTTCCTTTATTTTGTGTTGTCGCTTGTTGCCGCTTGTAAGGGTTGGCTTTGCTGGTCGCACTTCTGTGGTTTTGTTGTTATGG CTTCCCCCAAAATTCTTTTCCTTGCTgcatttcttcttctcctttcatTCTG GGTTGATCTTTGTCATCAGtcaaatgatgaagaagatgaagatgatgggTATAGTCCTCGAGAAGCCTTGTTGGAGAAGAATAAGCCAAAATCAAATGCTGATAGTCGCCGAAGATGCTGCTCTTTTCGTGCGGTCAATGTGGGAAGCCGCCAAAAAGTTGTGGCTCTG GTTACTCTGTTAGTTTTTCTGTTAATGTTGGTAGCTGCTGTACTAATATGGATTGGGAGGGGAAAGAATCCTATCGATTCTTCTGTTGTGGCTCGG GTGTATGTAGATCTCTTTGCAATAGCAGTTCTTCTGCTGGGATTGGCATTGGCATGCTATG GACTGGTACTGTTCTTGAAAATGAGCAAAGTGAGATCTGAAAGGGCTTCATCAGAAATGTGGAAG GTTGCAGGCTTGGCAGTTGTTTCTGTTCTATGTTTCACATCAAGTGCCTCTATTGCCATATTCACAGATATACCT CTTCTTTTTCACTGGCATGGACAGAAGATAAATGGTGTTTGTACATCACTTCTCATGGTTTTGTATTATTTTATAG GTTCTTCTGTACCTTCAGCGTTTGTGCTATGGGTGATGAGAGAACTACCACCTCCACTTGTCACTTACAGGCAACAGGAGTCGAGGACAATAGCTTTTATCAGTGATAGTTCAGTGACAGTACAGCCTCAGCGATGGACAGCTGCTGCAAGTGCGCAGAATCAG GTCTCGAGGGCGAGCCCAATATGA